One segment of Phragmites australis chromosome 13, lpPhrAust1.1, whole genome shotgun sequence DNA contains the following:
- the LOC133888117 gene encoding receptor-like protein 39 produces the protein MYVARVPSGDQLRTTPFAGSDEGKRISRPRMENQTSRLRLHDASLLLLIVHTSVAAAEAALGCPADQASALLRLKRSFQQPHLPSWRARTDCCRWEGVSCDAASGRVAALDLGGHGLQSHGGLDGSLFQLVTLRRLSLAGNDFGGASLPPSGFERLVELTHLNLSNADFAGQVPVGIGSLIKLVSLDLTSIQQLITPLEFKEPSFRAVMANLSNLRELHLDGVDMSAAARDWCDVLAESAPRLLVLTLQYCNLSGSIRPSFSRLRLLAVVDLSNNNQGFSDTSQEEVLALSGSIPEFFAEFHHLTILQLSNNNFNGSLPRGIFRLERLRVLDVSSNSYLSGSMPELPAGSSLEVLNLEETSFSGQIPSSINNLRHLKTLDISGSNGRFTGGIPASIGDLALLSLLDLSSSGFQIGELPAAIGRLQSLSTLRLRDCGISGAMPSWFENLRLLAELDLSLNNLSGPITSYREGSFLNLNRLQLCCNSLSGPVPGFIFSLPRLEFVSLMSNNLAGPLQEFSNPSPSLVTVYLKSNQLNGSIPMSFLKLQSLETLDLSKNSLSGTVQLSLFWKLTNLSNLGLSNNKLTVIVDDEHISSSGASPPPIHYLGLGCCNMTKIPSILRHVVVYDLDLSSNQIGGSIPNWIWAGQVENINVFMFNLSRNKFTDIDLPLANASIYFLDLSFNNLQGPIPIPNSPQFLDYSNNLFSSIPSYFMAQLSSAFFLNLANNTLHGGIPTMLCTAGNLKFLDLSYNYFSGHVPSCLVDGHLTVLKLRQNQLEGTLPDDIKGGCASQTIDLNGNQIAGKVPRSLSNCNDLQVFDVGNNNFDGSFPGWMMKLPKLRVLVLRSNRFSGPVSKVPTDGDENTTRSSSLQIIDLASNNFSGSLDSQWFENLKAMMVTSRNDSMLVLDNNLSGKLYRDIVVVTYKGTSLTISKILIAFTVIDFSDNAFTDGIPESIGRLVSLRGLNMSDNAFTGPIPSQLSDLKQLESLDLSSNQLDGKIPEVLTSLTSLAWLNVSYNHLQGSIPQGAQFSTFTNASFEGNAGLCGKPLSKQCNSSDTGTPSLNHEKSSDDRLQTIVLFCFVGSGFGLGFAMTILVQVVSICSGKRWSASCKHVLRCMIACSCTA, from the exons ATGTATGTCGCTCGCGTCCCCTCCGGCGACCAGCTCCGCACCACACCTTTCGCAGGTTCTGACGAGGGAAAACGTATAAGCCGGCCCCGCATGGAAAACCAAACAAGCCGTCTCCGCCTCCACgacgcctccctcctcctcctcatcgtacACACCAGCGTTGCAGCCGCCGAGGCCGCCCTCGGATGCCCGGCAGACCAGGCCTCCGCGCTGCTGCGGCTGAAGCGGTCCTTCCAGCAGCCGCACCTGCCATCCTGGCGCGCGCGCACGGACTGCTGCCGCTGGGAGGGCGTCTCCTGTGACGCGGCCTCGGGGCGGGTCGCCGCGCTTGACCTCGGCGGCCACGGCCTGCAGAGCCATGGCGGCCTCGACGGCTCCCTCTTCCAGCTTGTCACCCTGCGGCGCCTCAGCCTCGCGGGCAACGACTTCGGCGGCGCCAGCCTCCCGCCGTCCGGGTTCGAACGGCTTGTCGAGCTCACCCACCTCAACCTCTCAAACGCTGACTTCGCCGGCCAGGTACCCGTCGGCATCGGCAGCTTGATCAAGCTCGTGTCACTCGACCTCACCTCCATTCAGCAGCTTATTACGCCCCTGGAGTTCAAAGAACCGAGCTTTAGAGCCGTCATGGCCAACCTGAGCAACCTGAGGGAGCTCCACCTCGACGGGGTGGACATGTCCGCCGCTGCCAGAGACTGGTGCGACGTCCTCGCGGAATCCGCCCCTCGGCTTCTGGTGCTCACCCTGCAGTACTGCAACCTCTCGGGCTCCATCCGCCCGTCCTTCTCGCGCCTCCGGTTGCTCGCCGTCGTCGACCTCTCGAACAACAACCAAGGCTTCTCCGACACGTCCCAGGAGGAGGTGCTCGCCTTGTCCGGGTCGATCCCCGAGTTCTTCGCCGAGTTCCATCACCTGACCATTCTCCAGCTCTCCAACAACAACTTCAACGGGTCGCTCCCTCGTGGCATCTTTCGGCTGGAGAGGCTGAGGGTGCTCGACGTGTCGTCCAACTCCTACCTCTCCGGCAGCATGCCGGAGCTCCCCGCCGGGAGCTCCTTGGAGGTTCTGAACCTGGAAGAAACCAGCTTTTCTGGTCAAATACCAAGCTCCATCAACAACCTGAGACATCTAAAAACTCTGGATATTAGCGGGAGTAATGGCCGCTTTACTGGGGGCATTCCCGCTTCGATCGGTGACCTTGCGTTATTGAGCCTCTTGGATCTGAGCAGCAGCGGGTTCCAAATCGGCGAGTTGCCGGCTGCCATCGGAAGGCTGCAGTCCTTATCCACGCTGCGGCTCCGTGACTGCGGCATCTCCGGTGCAATGCCATCGTGGTTTGAAAATCTGAGACTCTTGGCTGAGTTGGACCTCTCACTGAACAATCTTTCAG GGCCAATAACATCCTACAGAGAAGGGTCATTCCTGAACTTAAACAGGCTACAACTATGCTGCAACTCCCTATCAGGGCCAGTTCCTGGCTTCATATTCTCTCTGCCGCGATTGGAATTCGTATCGCTCATGTCAAATAATCTAGCCGGTCCGCTCCAAGAATTCTCCAATCCTTCTCCATCGCTAGTGACCGTTTACCTGAAGTCCAACCAGTTAAACGGATCGATACCCATGTCCTTCTTGAAACTTCAGAGTTTAGAGACTCTTGATCTCTCCAAAAATAGCCTAAGCGGGACAGTACAGCTTAGCCTCTTTTGGAAACTCACAAATTTAAGTAACCTTGGCCTGTCAAACAACAAACTAACAGTGATAGTAGACGATGAGCACATCAGTTCGTCGGGTGCATCGCCCCCTCCAATCCACTATCTGGGGTTAGGGTGCTGCAACATGACCAAGATCCCCTCAATATTAAGGCATGTCGTGGTATATGACCTCGACCTCTCGTCCAACCAGATTGGTGGATCTATACCCAACTGGATATGGGCAGGCCAGGTTGAGAACATAAATGTGTTCATGTTCAACCTTTCGCGCAACAAGTTTACCGATATAGACCTGCCTCTTGCTAATGCCAGCATATACTTTCTTGATCTTAGTTTCAACAATCTTCAAGGGCCCATACCCATCCCAAATTCCCCACAGTTCTTGGATTACTCGAACAACCTATTCTCATCCATCCCATCGTACTTCATGGCACAACTGAGTAGCGCCTTCTTTCTGAACTTGGCCAACAATACACTACATGGAGGCATCCCAACTATGCTCTGTACTGCAGGCAATCTCAAATTCCTTGATCTCTCTTATAACTATTTCAGTGGTCATGTTCCATCTTGTCTAGTAGATGGACATCTGACAGTCCTGAAGCTGAGACAGAACCAACTGGAGGGGACGTTGCCAGATGATATCAAAGGAGGTTGTGCCTCCCAGACGATAGATTTGAACGGGAATCAGATAGCGGGTAAGGTGCCAAGGTCACTCTCTAACTGCAATGACTTGCAGGTTTTTGATGTTGGAAACAACAATTTCGATGGCTCTTTCCCGGGCTGGATGATGAAGCTGCCCAAACTTCGAGTTCTTGTGCTAAGATCCAACAGATTCTCTGGTCCAGTGAGTAAAGTTCCTACTGATGGTGATGAAAATACAACGCGCTCCTCAAGCTTGCAAATTATTGACCTAGCCTCAAACaacttctccggtagtttggATTCACAGTGGTTTGAGAACCTCAAAGCGATGATGGTTACTAGCAGGAATGACTCCATGCTAGTCTTGGATAACAACCTTTCAGGGAAATTGTATCGAGATATAGTCGTAGTCACGTACAAAGGAACATCCCTGACAATCAGCAAAATCTTGATTGCCTTCACCGTGATTGACTTCTCCGACAACGCATTCACCGATGGCATCCCAGAATCAATCGGAAGACTTGTTTCACTACGCGGGCTCAACATGTCAGACAACGCCTTTACTGGACCAATTCCTTCTCAACTCAGTGACCTGAAGCAGCTGGAATCATTAGACCTCTCCTCGAACCAGCTTGATGGAAAGATCCCAGAGGTTTTGACCTCTCTAACCTCGCTTGCTTGGTTGAACGTCTCCTACAATCATTTGCAAGGGAGCATACCTCAGGGGGCACAGTTTTCGACATTTACCAACGCTTCTTTTGAAGGGAATGCAGGGCTGTGTGGCAAACCACTGTCTAAGCAATGCAACAGTTCGGATACAGGAACCCCTTCTTTGAACCACGAGAAAAGCTCAGATGATAGGTTACAGACCATTGTGCTGTTCTGTTTTGTTGGGTCAGGGTTTGGCCTGGGTTTTGCAATGACCATTTTGGTTCAGGTGGTCAGCATCTGCAGCGGCAAAAGGTGGTCTGCCTCATGTAAGCATGTGTTGAGGTGTATGATTGCTTGTTCATGTACGGCTTAA
- the LOC133888121 gene encoding LOW QUALITY PROTEIN: pentatricopeptide repeat-containing protein At5g48910-like (The sequence of the model RefSeq protein was modified relative to this genomic sequence to represent the inferred CDS: deleted 1 base in 1 codon), protein MSNMYASLGRWKDAAMIRRHMKDRGIEKTPGCSLIELDGVVFEFFAEDSEHPQLKEIYAKVEEMIDKIRMAGYVPNTADARLDVDECEKELSVSHHSEKLAIAFGLMKLHPGATIRLSKNLRVCTDCHSATKLISKVYNREIVVRDRSRFHHFRDGSCSCNDYW, encoded by the exons ATGTCGAACATGTATGCATCATTGGGACGCTGGAAGGATGCAGCAATGATTCGAAGGCACATGAAGGATAGAGGGATCGAGAAAACTCCAGGGTGTAGTCTCATTGAGCTGGATGGGGTGGTCTTCGAGTTCTTTGCTGAAGACAGTGAGCACCCCCAGTTGAAGGAGATATACGCGAAAGTTGAGGAGATGATTGACAAGATCAGGATGGCTGGGTATGTCCCAAATACAGCTGATGCAAGGCTAGATGTTGATGAGTGTGAGAAGGAATTGTCTGTTTCCCATCACAGTGAGAAGCTGGCTATTGCGTTTGGCCTGATGAAGTTGCACCCTGGTGCAACAATTCGGTTATCGAAGAATCTGAGGGTGTGCACGGACTGCCACTCAGCCACGAAGTTGATTTCGAAGGTGTAC AATAGGGAGATTGTTGTTCGAGACCGGAGTAGATTTCATCATTTCAGGGATGGTTCCTGCTCCTGCAATGATTACTGGTGA
- the LOC133888119 gene encoding glycosyl hydrolase 5 family protein-like has product MAAASAFPLLLALLLLPAAAPVRAASASVSLPALPLSTASRWLVGADGRRVKLACANWASHLEPAAAEGLARRGVGEISARVAAMGFNCVRLTWPTYLATNATLASLPLRWSLERLGMLESVAGVRVNNPALLELPLIDVFLEVVSALASKGIMVILDNQMTTPGWCCSRTDGNGFFGDKYFDPEEWLKGLSAMAKIFKNTKNVVGMSLRNELRGPNQNVTLWYRYMQLGAEAVHAANPDVLVILSGLDFDNTLSFLFSKKVELSFTGKLVYEQHWYGFSDGGNWEFQNQNDVCGMVVDSIKTKGLFLLQQGWPLFFSEFGFDMSGTHIADNRYLTCFLSVAAEMDLDWAIWALQGSYYIREGILAYDESYGLLSWDWCTARNPSFIKRIKYLQSPFQGPGLPNSREPYNVIFHPLTGLCVLVNSSKSLELGPCDESNAWNYTSTYELVVKNTGQCLQAKSVNANANLGTDCNKSSSKWQLISNSRMHVSTELTKNGTRVCLDANPDGAITTNHCKCLSVDPTCNPESQWFKVIFSSREIPGGSSILQLPSLGPWPPTSYSS; this is encoded by the exons ATGGCGGCTGCCTCGGCCTTTCCACTACTACTCGCCCTACTCCTCCTACCGGCCGCCGCGCCCGTGCGCGCAGCCTCGGCGTCGGTCTCGCTCCCTGCGCTGCCGCTCTCAACGGCGTCGCGGTGGTTGGTGGGCGCGGACGGGCGGCGCGTGAAGCTGGCGTGCGCGAACTGGGCGTCGCACCTGGAGCCGGCGGCCGCGGAGGGCCTGGCGCGGCGCGGCGTGGGGGAAATATCGGCGCGCGTGGCGGCGATGGGGTTCAACTGCGTGAGGCTCACCTGGCCGACCTACCTCGCCACCAACGCCACTCTCGCGTCGCTGCCGCTGCGGTGGTCGCTGGAGCGCCTCGGCATGCTCGAGTCCGTCGCCGGCGTGCGGGTCAACAACCCCGCCCTCCTCGAGCTGCCCCTCATCGATGTGTTCCTG GAAGTGGTGTCAGCTTTGGCCAGCAAAGGTATTATGGTCATACTTGATAACCAAATGACCACTCCAGGATGGTGCTGCAGCAGAACTGACGGCAATGGGTTCTTTGGAGACAAGTACTTTGACCCTGAAGAATGGTTGAAAGGCCTTAGTGCAATGGCGAAAATATTTAAGAACACAAAAAATGTTGTGGGAATGAGCTTGCGGAATGAGCTTCGAGGCCCCAATCAAAATGTTACTCTATGGTACAG GTACATGCAACTAGGTGCTGAAGCTGTGCATGCAGCAAACCCTGACGTCTTGGTTATTTTGTCGGGCCTGGATTTTGACAACACTCTCAGCTTCTTGTTCTCAAAAAAAGTTGAGTTATCATTTACTGGAAAGTTAGTTTATGAGCAACATTGGTATGGTTTCTCAGATGGAGGCAATTGGGAATTTCAGAACCAAAACGATGTTTGTGGGATGGTTGTTGATTCTATAAAGACTAAAGGGTTGTTCCTTCTTCAACAAGGATGGCCATTGTTTTTCTCTGAGTTTGGATTTGACATGTCTGGCACGCATATTGCTGATAATCGCTATCTTACCTGCTTTTTAAGTGTAGCAGCTGAAATGGATCTGGACTGGGCAATTTGGGCTTTGCAAGGGAGTTACTATATCAGAGAGGGTATTTTAGCTTATGATGAATCATATGGATTACTATCTTGGGACTGGTGTACAGCTAGAAATCCCAGCTTCATTAAGAGGATCAAATATCTGCAATCACCATTTCAAG GTCCTGGTCTACCAAACAGTCGAGAGCCATACAACGTAATATTCCATCCCCTAACTGGACTTTGTGTCTTGGTGAACTCTTCAAAGTCACTTGAATTGGGACCATGTGATGAATCAAACGCTTGGAACTACACTTCAACTTATGAGCTTGTAGTGAAAAACACAGGACAATGCCTTCAAGCGAAGTCTGttaacgcgaatgcaaatcttgGTACTGATTGCAACAAATCCAGTTCGAAGTGGCAGTTAATATCAAATTCAAGGATGCATGTTTCAACTGAACTCACTAAAAATGGAACCAGGGTGTGCTTGGATGCCAATCCTGATGGTGCCATCACAACAAATCATTGTAAGTGCCTAAGCGTAGACCCAACCTGTAATCCTGAGAGTCAGTGGTTCAAAGTTATCTTCAGCAGTAGAGAAATACCTGGGGGGTCCTCCATCTTGCAGTTGCCATCCCTTGGACCCTGGCCTCCAACATCATATAGTTCATGA
- the LOC133889517 gene encoding pentatricopeptide repeat-containing protein At1g08070, chloroplastic-like: MCSLDVGRGVQAYAVKRGFMVDRFVLSSLIHMYASCGDVAAARLLSNAVEEKGVVMWNAIITGYFKNGDWKEVVEMFKGMLEVGAPFDEVTLVSVTTACGRIGDADLGDWIGGYVEEKGMVGNRNLVTALVDMYAKCGELGKAWRLFDRMQSRDVVAWSAIISGYTQADQCREALALFSEMQVAEVEPNDVTMVSVLSACAVLGVLETGKWVHSYIKWKRLPLTVVLGTALVDFYAKCGCIDSAVEAFESMPVKNSWTWTALIKGMASNGRGREALKLFSSMHEANIEPTDVTFIGVLLACSHGCLVEEGRRHFDSMIQDYGIQPRIEHYGCIVDLLGRAGLIDEAYQFIRTMLIEPNTVIWRALLSSCTVYKNAEIGE, encoded by the coding sequence ATGTGTTCTCTGGATGTCGGGCGCGGTGTCCAGGCGTACGCCGTCAAGCGTGGGTTCATGGTCGATCGGTTCGTGCTGAGCAGCTTGATACACATGTACGCGAGCTGTGGGGATGTTGCAGCAGCGCGGCTGCTGTCCAACGCAGTGGAGGAGAAGGGCGTGGTCATGTGGAACGCGATCATCACAGGGTACTTCAAGAACGGAGATTGGAAAGAGGTAGTGGAGATGTTTAAGGGCATGCTTGAGGTTGGGGCGCCCTTTGACGAGGTCACATTGGTGAGCGTCACCACGGCATGCGGCCGAATAGGTGATGCTGATCTTGGGGACTGGATTGGGGGCTATGTGGAGGAGAAGGGGATGGTGGGGAACCGGAACTTGGTGACCGCTCTGGTCGACATGTATGCCAAGTGCGGAGAGCTTGGTAAGGCATGGAGGTTGTTCGACAGGATGCAGTCCAGGGATGTGGTTGCTTGGAGTGCAATTATCTCAGGGTACACACAGGCAGATCAGTGCCGGGAGGCACTTGCCCTTTTCAGTGAGATGCAGGTTGCTGAGGTTGAGCCGAATGATGTGACCATGGTCAGTGTGCTCTCTGCTTGTGCTGTCCTGGGTGTACTTGAGACAGGGAAGTGGGTGCATTCATACATAAAATGGAAGCGTTTGCCTCTCACCGTTGTTCTTGGCACTGCATTGGTGGACTTCTATGCAAAGTGTGGATGCATTGATAGTGCGGTCGAGGCATTTGAGTCAATGCCTGTGAAGAATTCATGGACATGGACAGCCTTGATAAAGGGCATGGCGAGCAATGGAAGGGGTAGAGAAGCACTAAAGCTCTTCTCATCTATGCATGAGGCCAATATCGAACCCACAGATGTGACATTCATTGGTGTTCTCCTGGCTTGCAGTCACGGTTGCTTAGTTGAAGAGGGTCGCCGGCATTTTGATAGCATGATCCAGGATTATGGTATCCAGCCAAGAATTGAGCACTACGGCTGCATTGTGGATCTGTTGGGACGGGCTGGTTTGATTGATGAGGCATATCAGTTTATCAGAACCATGCTGATTGAGCCAAACACAGTGATATGGAGGGCACTACTGTCTTCCTGCACAGTTTACAAAAATGCTGAAATCGGGGAATAA